aggattgactggtttgatctccttgctgtccaggtgactctcaagaatcttctccagcaccacaacttgagagcatcaattcttcagtgctcagccttctttatagtccaactctcagaatTGGTGGGGTGGAAAAAGATCAAGGgatcattattttttcatataggcctttttgtatttttttaaagctatgtacatgtaatattttaaaaaaaaatttcttaagtcTCTTAGAAATAATAAAGGGTAGTCTGAAGTTGGAGCATGACCATGCCTAAAAGTGGACTAGGGTGACCTGATTAAGGGAAGAAACAAATCTTGGTAGACTTCTTCTATTCTAAGGGTGTTTTTTATAGTTGTCTTAGGTGCTTCTCCAGGAATGCTGTGACCTATTTATGAACAAAACGGATTGAGGGTTCAAGCGTGGCCCCTTGGCGTTGCATTGCTTCCCTGGCTCTCTAGCTCTACTACTAGCTCTTCCCCTGAATGGTTCAGGGGAAGTCCATGGTGGTCTAGTgcttaggacttggcactttcactgccaaggatgcagattcagtccctggttgaggaactaaaatcctataagccgcatggcatggccaaaaaaaaagatgattgtTTGGGATAGCGTTGGTCTTATAGTTAGGTCTGTCTCCAGTTGTGGATACCATAGAGTACAGCTATAATGCATACAGCCAAATGCTCTCACAGTGCCTTTTCTGAGAGAAAAAACTTACTAAGGAAAATGCCACTTTTCTGTGTAACATAGTATCTCAGAGCAAAGGCTGAAGAAACATTCAAGTGCATTACAAGTTCAGTTAGCTAGGAGATTCCTTAACTGTTTTAAGCGctgcttatttcatttttcttcacttgCCTTTATTCTTAAAAGAAGGCCTTTATCTTCCTTTTGGCTTGGGGATGCCCCTTTGACCTTTTCATAGCTCCTGGTCCCTTCCATTTCTGTTTGACACTCCAAGAGAGGAGGATGGTTAGCTACCTATGGGCTTTCTTTTCTACTAAGAGTCCTCTTTGTAGTGATCTTTCTGATCCATTTCCCTGCTCCAGATGCAAGCTCTTGCTTCAGTGCTGCATGGCTTTGAAATTGACCCTTTTAAAGCATGTATTGCCCTCTAATTCCATGCCTACCTGCTCCTCCTAAATACTTTCCTCCATTTTACAACTGCTTTTTCTACTAGGCATTGTATTTTAGTTTAGGATGTCTTAACTTTGTCTGTTCTCAAGAGTGTTCGTGTATTTgtgaaaaaattaataatctatcataaagaaaatgaaagttccCTATTATGCCTTTCCTCAGAAAggggcagtttttaaaaattcatatacagTTTCTGTGGGGTATTTTTGATCATAATAAATAACCTCATTCTGTGAGGTTATTTTTGTTCATGAATAAGAATAGATCAtgcattatttacttttttatcttcATGCTATTTAACAACTTCAAGATTCAATCCACATACCATGTAAGTCactcatttaaagtatataattcagggaatttcctggtggtccagtggtaaaacTCTCAACAGGATAAAATTCAGAGAGTAAAATCATTTCCTTCGCAAGTttgttgctaatttttttttccctggcagGTATCCCTTGTATAACGGACTGCGTAATGGCTGAAATTGAGAAATTGGGGCAGAAGTATAGAGTGGCTTTAAGGTAGGAAGGAGCTGATCTAAATTTGTTTTAGATTGGTGCACTGAAGATTCTTTTGACCCTCcttcttctgtttgctttccAAAGATTTCTTGTCTGGttagtttaaataaaaatcatacaaaacTAGTTAACTATTTATGACTTAGAAAGCAAACATTTGAAAGTTAGAGTTTTCAAGCCGAAGCTTTTTGAACTAAAGTTCCTTAGTCATACAGGTCTCCTGGGCCTCCTTTAACGTTCCTCTAGATTTTCACTTAGAAAGTGTCTTTCTGTTAGTTTGTTATCTGGTTATCTTCTTTAGAATCTCACACTTAAACAGTTTTCAGTTTACTTACAAGAAGTTTTGAGTTCACTCTAGAAAGTGCCTTTCAGTTTAATGGTTCCCAAAGTGTGGGAACCCTCCTCCACCCCCGGAGTCCCAGAGACCTTTGCAGGGAGTttgcaaaactattttcataatactaCCAAGATGTTGCCTTTGTCACTGTGCTGACATTTGCACTGAATGCAAAAAAATGGCAGTACCTTAGTACAAATCAAGACATTGGGCCCAAGTAATGctagtagtttttttttattcttcgCCGGCAGTTTTTTTTAATACCAGAGTCACTTAAGAATGTCCTTAATAGAGCTGTAAAATTCATTAATAGTGTTGAATCTCAACCCTGGAATACACATCAGTATTCCTTGTGGTGAAATGAGAAGTACACACAGCATTTCTGCTGGTGGGTGCTCCCTTAACGTTTCCACGGCAGTCATTTCATAATATGTGTAAATCAAGTCATCGTGCTGTGGGCCTTAAACTCACGCAGTGCTGTATGTCACTTccatctcagtaaaactggaaggagaaggaaaacggAGCAAAGGATGAACACTGTCTCAACGAGAAGCATTTGTGTGCTGGAGCTGTGAGCTGAACGGGCTGCTTTTTCATGAAATACCATTTTCATGTGAAGAACAACTGACAGACACTGATGTTGAGTTTGGGAAAATCATAAGCTAATCACATTCCCAATGCTAAGGACCTTTCTATTGAGACCAGTGAAAACAGTGatgaatgtgattttttaatgttatatacGTGTCTGTCATCTGCTTTGTTTGTTACATGTCCTCCCACATTAGTACATACAGCTctacctcttttttaaaataggatAGAAATACCAAAATGTATTTAACTTTTACCTTGCTGATGGATATTCAGATTATCTCCAGTTTTCCACTGCTATAAACCATACTGTAGTGACCATCCTTGCACCTGTATTCTTGTGTATTTGCGTAAGACAGCATCCTAAAAGCAAAATGGTTAGGTTTAATTTGATTTAGTTTTGAATCCTGGCTTTTCCCAGCTGTATAGCTTCGAACAAATTAATCAAGCTCTCTGAATCTACttatttatctgtaaaacagaaatagatttctgTAACAAGTATGTGATGTAAGGCTCGGCAGCTCTCAGTCAGTAAGCTTTAATTCCCTTCTCTATAAATTGTCTTCCCAGTTATATAGAAGATAAGCTTCAGGGGGAGAGGGGTGTCTTGAAATCTCCACAGAGATCACATTACTCTTATTTCACTGGTTGAAAGTTGTAAAGTTACTTAGTTGCTTGAATGTTTTTATTAATCCACTTTTATAACCATATAGGATTGCCAAGGATCCAAGATTTGAACGATTACCATGTACACACAAAGGAACCTATGCAGATGACTGCTTAGTACAAAGAGTAACTCAGGtatcatcattttttaatatttactgtgtgctattaaaaaaagataagctATTATTCCTAAATGTTCATGTATCTAggaatataaatgataaaaaaatcgTATAGAATCCCTTCATGGGAAGTGTCGGTGTCCTCATTCACTTGAGAGAGTGGATTGGAAGTGCATACTGTAACCATAATGGAGAAAGATCATGGGTTTGGGGAGGAGACATGGTTTCAGATCTTGGCATCTGCATTTATTGGCGGTTAATTTGGAGCATTAATTGATTCTTTATCCCACAAATCTCCTCTATAATATGCTTTAAGTGGGTGAGTGTAGACATACTAATATATCAGGTTCCATCTCCCTGTGAATCTAAAATAACGTTTCACGGACTTGCCTGATGGTGCAGACtatgcacttccagtgcaggaggcacaggtttgatccctgattgagaaactaagatcccacatgccacgcagtgcagccaaaaaataaataattgagtaAAGTTTCATTTACTCCCCATGTAGGAATTTTGAGTCTGAGTCTGCCAGGGTGCTATTTCACACATACCCTAGAATAAGTAGGTTTTTGATTCATCTGTTCTTCCTTGTCAAACACTGCCAGAACTTCTGTTGCTGATTGCCCTTATAAAGCCTGTCTATGCTGAAAATAATCATCTTTATGTAGTGACCACACTGCCATCCCTTGAGCCACTTCATCCCTTAGGTGGGGCCGGCATTTCCCTTAATTCCCCATAGCATGGCTGACCCCAGTCTACAACTCTTTATAAGACTCAGCAAGAGATTTGGGTAGGAGAAAAGTAAAGTGTCAATATAATACAAATTAGTTCCAGACGGGTTGCTAAATGTTAGTGCTTTCAGAGCTGTTTGACCCTGACTTGTCCTAGAGATCTTCCTATTCTGGCTTCAGAGCCCAGGAGGTAGCCTCCCTCCACCACGAGGAGGCCTCCAGAGTAGGACCAGCCCCGGAGATCCTTCTAAAGGCAAAAGCGGTGCCTTCGGATCTAAGGCTGTAACTCTGCCTTTGCATAGTCTTTCTAAGACTATAGTCTTCCGGTTTTCCGAAAACCAAATTGTCTGCCCTAGACATGAAAATCCCTTCCACTTATGAGACAAAAAACAATTTGCAGCTTTTAACTAGTTTTTCTATCTTCTCCCCATCAAGATTCGTAGAGCTACAATCAGCCCAGGTAACTTGTTATGTTTTATGTGATAAATATGAGCTCCTCAATCTAGAACTACTCACCAATTTCTTTtagcctttcttttcttgtttactGTAAAAATGAGTAATTGTTCAGACTAACCAGTGATTGTATCCAGTATCATTTAGTGAGCTCTGTGTGAACACTGAATCCTGTCTTTTCCAGCACAAGTGTTACATTGTGGCCACAGTTGACCGGGACCTTAAACGAAGAAtccggaagatccctggagttCCCATCATGTACATTTCTAACCATAGGTGAGAAGTTTCTCTTAGAGAAGTGATTAACTGTACATAGTTGATGTCAAGATATAGaaggatttggaaaaaaaaaattgatgtatCAAATGTTTACATGGTTCTATTTGAATAAATGAGACAAAGTAGGAATGACAAGAACACAGGCAAAAGATAAAGCTAGGATTTAGGAATGAGGCAGACATTCACATTGTTACAGTAAGATCACTAGAAGGAATAGGGAAATGTGTGGCCTTAAATATTGATACAAAGCAGTAACTTAAGCTTATCTTTTTGGCtagaaatacctttttttttttttgaaaacctaGTACAGGTGATTAGCACCTTATCTGGGAAACTggaagttcatttaaaaaaaaaaaaagctgctttttATCCTTCTTTGATGTTCCTGTGTCAGTCCTCAGACTATTATTGGCCAACTTTTTATCCTGGGACAAACACAACAAAATTGGAAGAATATGGGTGAGGGGCTTGGGCACACCTGGACTCCGTACCTGGCTCTCCAACTTGTTAACTTTCTCACTTTGAAGAATAAAGATAATATAGTCAGCATTTTGCTGTAAATCATTCATTATGATAGGCCTTTAAAATGTTCCCACTGACAAAAAGGATTCACAGCAGGAGGTGACAGCGATATAATCAATAAAGGATGGGCTTTTAAGGTGGGATCTGGTTTCTAACCAATGTTAATTTTTTGTCCTGATCAGGTACAACATTGAGCGGATGCCAGATGATTACGGAGCCCCTCGGTTctaatgaaaagggaaaatttcTCCATCTTCCTTTGACCCATTTTCTCTTTTGCCAGTTCACTAAACATGCTATAGCGTGAATTACTATTGCACTCACCCACTTGCTCTATAGTGAGCTGAGTATAGTTAAATATACTCACTTTTCAGTGttgtctttaaaattaaattttgtgtcattttaaaatttcctgcatctttttataaatcagaaaattGCTCATATAATATGATGGTCATTTTATATTGATTTACTCAAATGTTTATTAAGTTTATGGTAGGCATTTAATAAGATGTGGTCTTATCCTCAGAATATTCATATTATGGTAGAAAAGAGACATGTAGTGAAATACAGTGAAATAGTGATGCTAGGATAAAAGTATGATGGAGTAGACATACAGGTGGAAagaatgatttctttttccttggttgGGTTGGGGAGAGAAGAAGGACTAAAGGCAGTTATGTTTGAGTTAATCTTGAAAGAGAGCTAGAACATAGAAGGGAGGAGTCTGTGATCACATCTGAGACTCCagaggtaggaggtgggagggagggggctttATATGACAGGATGAAGGGTTTGGACTTAATCCTGAGGTCAACAGGGAGTCATTCAATTTTTAATTAGGATGGATAACATAATCAGTACCTGATTAGATGTTTTACATGATCACAAGACAGTATAAGAACAAACAAATAGATCATTGAAACAGACTAGAAAGTCCATAAATAGACCTATGTATTTATGGTAATTTAGTATGTTATAAAGCtggtattaaaataaaaaatgtaaaaatctatgggaaaagaaaatTGCATTAGAAGACCAAATATTGTGGAGTCATCCCACTAGGGTTAGGATCCTGATTTCAGCAGTTAATATTTGTATGAATTGGGCAAATTACATAAGCATTTGATGCTTTCGTTGCttccctttaaaatgttttatttagggACTTGgttggcagtccagtagttaagacatTGTATTTTCACTGCAGGggaactgggttcaatctctgactgggaactaagatctcgtaTGCCAGGGgtagccaaaaaatagaaaaaaataaaaatgttttatttaatcctcaaaacaaccccaATAAGATAGGATTGAATTGAACAGTACCTGATAGAAGTAAGTGTTGTTCAGTAAATGATAGTGATTATTGTATCACTCTCCATTTGAAAAAAAGTTGACtatccatttgaaaaaaaaaattatatttctacttcATATCCTTCAAGTGGATCAaagtctaaatattttttaagccatggaagtattcagttcagttcagtcactcagtcgtgtcctgctctttgcaaccccatggactgcagcactccaagcttccatgtccatcaccaactcccagagcttgctcaaactcatgtccatcaagtcggtgatgccatccaacatggaagtattaggaaaagaaaaaggaaaatgtatgtaAGCCCTGAGTAGAATTCTAaaagagggcttcctggtggcactagaggtaaagaacctgcctgccaatgcagaagacataagagactcgggtttgatccctgggtttggaagatctcctggaggagggcatggtaatccactccattattcttgcctggataatcctatggacagaggagcctggcaggctatggtcccaTAGGGttgcagtcggacatgactgaagtcatgtcattgaagtgacttagcaaaatTCTTGAAGAATGTAaaagccataaaagaaaagattgataagTGCGGATacattaaaattagatttttattcaaaaaagaaattcccccaaaataaaattttccaatatATATAATAAGGGTATAAGGACATGGGCAGTCATGTAGTGCTGACAAGAATGCAAATAAGTAAAACCATTTTTGGACAGCAGTAGTTTAGcatccattgggcttccctgataggtcagttggtaaagaatc
The Cervus canadensis isolate Bull #8, Minnesota chromosome 6, ASM1932006v1, whole genome shotgun sequence genome window above contains:
- the FCF1 gene encoding rRNA-processing protein FCF1 homolog; protein product: MGKQKKTRKYATMKRMLSLRDQRLKEKDRLKPKKKEKKDPSVLKEREVPQHPSCLFFQYNTQLGPPYHILVDTNFINFSIKAKLDLVQSMMDCLYAKCIPCITDCVMAEIEKLGQKYRVALRIAKDPRFERLPCTHKGTYADDCLVQRVTQHKCYIVATVDRDLKRRIRKIPGVPIMYISNHRYNIERMPDDYGAPRF